Sequence from the Sanguibacter keddieii DSM 10542 genome:
TCGTTGACGGCGATGGTGAGCTTCGCGTCGTCGTACCAGACGCCGAGCATCTCCATCTCGTCGCCGTACTGCGTGAGGTAGTCGGCGTGGGTGTTGGGCAGCCACATGTCGAAGTTCACGTCGAAGTCGCCACCGGTGAGACCGGTGTAGACGACGCCCGCGTCGGCCTCGGTCGTCTCGACCGTGTAGCCCTCCTCCTCGAGCATGACCTTGAACAGGTGCGAGACGGCGATGCCCTCGTCCCACCCGGAGTGGATGCCGATCGAGATGGTCTCGAGGTCGCCGTTGTCGAGACGGGGGGCGTCCTCGGCCGAGCTGTCGTCCGAGGAGCAGGCGGCGAGGCCGAGGGCCACGGCGAGCGAGCCGGCGACGAGTGCGGTGCGGTGCGTAGAACGGTTGAGCATGGTTCCTTCCTGGAGGCAGCGACCCTGATGGTCGCTGCCGCGGGGTTGGTGAGTGGTGCAGTCGTCCGGGCGGGCCGGTGCGGCCCGCCCGGACGGACGGGTGTCAGGCAGAGGTCGTCTTGAGCGCCTTGGCCACGGGGGCACGGTCGCCGAGGGCGGAGGTCACGCGGTCGAGGAACATCGCGAGGATGACCACGGCGAGACCCGCCTCGAAGCCGAGGGAGATGTTGACGCGCTGGAGGGCACGGACGACGTCCGAGCCGAGGCCGGCGGCGCCGACCATCCCCGCGATGACGACCATCGAGAGCGACAGCATGATGACCTGGTTGATGCCAGCCATGATCGTCGGCAGCGCGAGGGGCAGCTGGATCTGGCGCATGATGCGGCCCTCGGTGGCACCGAAGGCGTGGCCCGCCTCGACGACCTCGCGGTCGACCTGGCGGATGCCGAGCTCGGTGAAGCGGACACCGGGGGCGAGCGCGAAGATCACGGTCGCGACGATGCCGGGCACCTCACCCGTGAGGAAGATGACCACGGTCGGGATGAGGTAGACGAAGGCGGGCATCGTCTGCATGAAGTCCAGGACCGGGCGCAGCAGGTGCGAGACCGCGTCGTTGCGCGCGGCCCAGATGCCGAGCGGGATCGCGATGATCAGGGCGATCGCGCTCGCGATGAGCACGAGTGCGAGGGTGTCCATCGCGTTGCCCCACTGACCGACCATGTCGATCACGGCGAAGCCGACGAACGCACCGAGCCCGAGCTTCCAGCCGCGCGCCCAGAAGGCGAGCCCGGCGAGGACGAGTGCGACGACCCAGAACGGCGGGCCGCTGAGGATGGTGTCCAGCTGGTCGAAGAACCAGGTGAGGACGCCCTTGATGAGGTCGAAGAACCACGAGAAGGTCGAGGTGACCCAGCCGACGAAGGAGTCCACCCACTCGCCGAGAGGCGCCCGGGGGAGCCCGGACTGGGTGTCTGCTGCGATGATCACGGGCGTTCTCCTGTCGTCTGCTCGGACGCGTCGGCAGGCAGGGGCGCTGCGGCGGCCGCGTCAGCGGCTCCGGCGCTCGTCGCTGGCTGCGCGGCTGCGGTCTGCGCAGCGGCGTCCGTGGTGTCGGTGTCTTCTGCGGCGGCGGTCTCGTCGTGCGCGGAGTCCTCGAGGTGCGGGGGCACCATGGCCTGCAGCAGCACGACGCGAGGCACGACGCCGACGAGGCGCCCCTCGGAGTCG
This genomic interval carries:
- a CDS encoding ABC transporter permease; the encoded protein is MIIAADTQSGLPRAPLGEWVDSFVGWVTSTFSWFFDLIKGVLTWFFDQLDTILSGPPFWVVALVLAGLAFWARGWKLGLGAFVGFAVIDMVGQWGNAMDTLALVLIASAIALIIAIPLGIWAARNDAVSHLLRPVLDFMQTMPAFVYLIPTVVIFLTGEVPGIVATVIFALAPGVRFTELGIRQVDREVVEAGHAFGATEGRIMRQIQLPLALPTIMAGINQVIMLSLSMVVIAGMVGAAGLGSDVVRALQRVNISLGFEAGLAVVILAMFLDRVTSALGDRAPVAKALKTTSA